A single genomic interval of Leptospira semungkisensis harbors:
- a CDS encoding bile acid:sodium symporter family protein, which produces MQDFDLVRLNFSPSSLFLLNICLGLIMYGISLELTIADFTNLKKQPKAAFIGLFSQLVLLPAVTVGLLYILKPHPGLALGMILVAACPGGNMSNFITLLAKGNVPLSISLTATTTVLAWFFTPFNFFFWGRLYSPAADRLKEISLNPLDLFLSIFLILLLPLLLGALTNKFSPKLSSVLKKPLRIGSTVLLGIFILLALIGNWKSFLQYGPILFWLVLLHNGSALTVGYLASWIGGLAQKERKTIALETGLQNSGLGLILIFTFFQGLGSMALIAAWWGVWHLISGLTLAGIWGREKVSQEST; this is translated from the coding sequence ATGCAGGATTTTGATCTAGTTCGTTTAAATTTCAGTCCGAGTAGTCTCTTCCTACTGAATATCTGCCTTGGATTGATCATGTATGGGATCTCTCTCGAACTCACGATTGCGGATTTCACAAATCTAAAGAAGCAACCCAAGGCAGCATTCATCGGATTATTTTCCCAATTGGTTCTTTTGCCTGCGGTCACAGTCGGATTACTGTATATCTTAAAACCTCATCCCGGTTTGGCATTGGGAATGATTTTAGTTGCAGCCTGTCCGGGCGGGAATATGTCGAATTTCATCACCTTGCTCGCTAAGGGGAATGTGCCTCTTTCCATTTCTCTTACTGCAACTACGACTGTGCTTGCGTGGTTCTTTACTCCTTTCAATTTCTTCTTTTGGGGAAGGCTCTATTCTCCTGCAGCTGATCGATTGAAAGAGATCAGTTTGAATCCATTAGATCTATTCCTTTCCATTTTTCTAATATTGCTTCTCCCTTTGCTTTTAGGAGCGCTCACAAATAAATTCTCGCCTAAACTATCCAGTGTCCTAAAGAAACCGTTACGAATTGGCTCTACAGTCTTACTCGGAATCTTTATCCTCTTGGCTCTGATCGGAAACTGGAAATCTTTTCTGCAATACGGACCCATCTTATTCTGGTTGGTCCTATTGCATAACGGCTCCGCATTGACTGTAGGATATCTTGCTTCTTGGATCGGAGGCCTTGCTCAAAAAGAGCGAAAGACAATCGCATTAGAGACAGGTCTTCAAAACTCGGGTCTCGGACTCATACTGATCTTCACATTCTTCCAAGGATTGGGCTCCATGGCACTCATCGCAGCCTGGTGGGGAGTTTGGCATTTGATCAGCGGACTCACACTCGCAGGCATTTGGGGAAGAGAAAAAGTCTCCCAAGAATCCACTTAA
- a CDS encoding 2-hydroxychromene-2-carboxylate isomerase, producing the protein MSVAKSILSFWFEFSSTYSYLSVGRIKSVCEKEGIEFEWKPFLLGPIFKEQGMSDSPFNIYPAKGKYMWRDIERKTEKYGLPFRKPDIFPRNGLKAARITTAFLDQPWIETFILEIYKLEFSQNVDISDKTALSDLLNSLGQNAEEVLLLSESTENKELLRKNTEEASKLGIFGAPSFIANGELFWGDDRLEDAIEFLKRV; encoded by the coding sequence ATGAGCGTAGCAAAATCCATTCTTTCTTTCTGGTTCGAATTCTCGAGCACCTATTCGTATTTGAGCGTCGGCAGGATCAAGTCCGTATGTGAGAAAGAAGGAATCGAATTCGAATGGAAGCCTTTTCTACTCGGACCTATTTTTAAGGAACAGGGGATGTCCGATTCTCCATTTAATATATATCCCGCCAAAGGAAAATATATGTGGAGGGATATAGAAAGAAAAACCGAGAAGTACGGATTGCCCTTTCGCAAACCGGACATTTTTCCTCGGAATGGATTGAAAGCCGCAAGAATAACGACTGCTTTCTTGGATCAACCTTGGATCGAGACATTCATTTTAGAAATTTATAAATTAGAGTTTTCTCAAAATGTAGACATATCCGATAAGACTGCGCTTTCCGATTTACTAAATTCCCTAGGACAGAATGCAGAAGAGGTCCTTCTTCTTTCCGAATCTACGGAGAATAAGGAACTCCTTCGTAAAAATACGGAAGAAGCTTCTAAACTCGGCATCTTTGGTGCGCCGAGCTTTATTGCAAATGGAGAACTATTCTGGGGAGACGATCGCTTAGAAGACGCAATCGAATTCTTAAAAAGAGTCTGA
- the ygiD gene encoding 4,5-DOPA dioxygenase extradiol, with amino-acid sequence MNKLKISNRLNLLSRKGFLFGAGGLLLGGLGLRKILEGKQGERKMEKLPVFFVGHGSPMNALGPNEFATAWADSVKDFPEPNAILCISAHWFTRGQYVTAMEFPPTIHDFYGFPQELFNVRYPVPGDPKLAEKISKNEQGQIHLDYEWGLDHGTWSVLRNMYPKANIPVLQLSLDATKPASWHYEFAKSLSKLREEGVLIVGSGDMVHNLRLYDWKNQEHAQDWALSANETFKDLIQKRDVKSLSAYQTLGTAVQMAIPTPEHYLPMLYAMALAEEKEEISFYNDIIQSSVSLTSLKIQ; translated from the coding sequence GTGAATAAACTCAAGATTTCTAATAGACTAAACCTTCTCTCTAGAAAAGGATTCTTGTTCGGTGCCGGAGGACTTCTCCTCGGCGGACTCGGACTTCGGAAAATTTTAGAAGGAAAACAGGGAGAAAGAAAAATGGAAAAGCTACCGGTATTCTTCGTAGGTCATGGAAGTCCTATGAATGCTCTTGGTCCAAATGAGTTTGCGACTGCATGGGCGGATAGCGTGAAAGATTTTCCGGAGCCTAATGCGATTCTATGTATTTCCGCTCACTGGTTTACTCGAGGTCAATATGTGACTGCGATGGAGTTTCCTCCTACGATCCATGATTTCTACGGTTTTCCGCAAGAGCTGTTTAACGTGCGATATCCTGTTCCGGGAGATCCGAAACTTGCAGAGAAGATCTCTAAGAATGAACAAGGGCAGATTCACCTAGATTATGAATGGGGTTTGGATCATGGAACCTGGAGTGTTCTTAGAAATATGTACCCTAAGGCAAATATTCCTGTTTTACAATTGAGTTTAGATGCAACCAAGCCTGCTTCTTGGCATTATGAATTCGCAAAGTCTCTTTCTAAATTAAGAGAAGAAGGCGTGCTGATCGTAGGTAGTGGAGACATGGTGCATAACTTGCGGCTTTATGACTGGAAGAACCAAGAGCACGCACAGGACTGGGCATTGTCTGCGAATGAGACTTTTAAAGATCTGATCCAAAAGAGAGACGTAAAGAGCTTATCCGCCTACCAAACTTTGGGAACTGCGGTGCAGATGGCGATCCCGACTCCTGAACATTATCTTCCTATGCTATACGCAATGGCTCTCGCAGAAGAGAAGGAAGAGATCAGCTTTTATAACGATATCATTCAAAGTTCCGTGTCCCTTACGAGCTTGAAGATTCAGTGA
- a CDS encoding rhodanese-related sulfurtransferase, with protein MKRKPLHNIYSKDILRKKLESETFRRTTVSFYKYVILEDPQALRNALYRNWDDLGVLGRIYIAREGINAQLCVPEHNFQSFRDSIDSIPEFKNVPFKIALEENSPSFLKLDIRVRSKIVADGLEEDSFDVANVGTHLNAEEFNHKLGSPNTVLVDVRNHYESEIGHFEGAILPQSDTFREELPLIVDLLQDKKDKEIVMYCTGGIRCEKASAYLKHHGFHNVYQLHGGIISYASEVKEKGLESKFKGKNFVFDGRLQEAIGQEILSECHQCNNKSDRHVNCANPGCHILFIQCESCSEKFSGCCSEECKSIISLPVSEQKKLRKGKIVSNQHFSKSRIRPKIFELYKGN; from the coding sequence ATGAAACGCAAACCGCTTCATAATATTTATAGCAAGGATATCCTCCGCAAGAAGTTAGAATCGGAGACATTCCGTCGCACAACCGTTTCTTTTTATAAATATGTGATCTTGGAAGATCCTCAGGCTCTTAGAAATGCATTATATAGAAACTGGGATGATCTAGGCGTATTGGGTAGAATCTATATCGCGAGAGAAGGGATCAATGCCCAGCTTTGTGTGCCAGAGCATAATTTTCAGTCTTTTAGAGATTCTATCGATTCCATTCCTGAGTTTAAAAATGTTCCTTTCAAGATTGCCTTGGAAGAGAATTCTCCTTCTTTTCTGAAATTGGATATTCGGGTCCGAAGCAAGATCGTAGCGGATGGTTTGGAAGAAGATAGCTTTGACGTTGCCAATGTGGGAACTCATTTGAATGCAGAAGAGTTTAACCATAAATTGGGATCCCCTAATACAGTGCTTGTGGACGTTCGAAATCATTACGAGTCGGAGATAGGTCATTTCGAAGGAGCAATCCTTCCTCAATCGGATACCTTTCGAGAAGAGTTGCCTTTGATCGTGGATCTTCTTCAGGACAAGAAGGATAAGGAAATCGTAATGTATTGCACCGGAGGAATTCGTTGCGAGAAAGCTTCCGCTTATTTGAAACATCATGGATTTCATAATGTGTATCAACTACATGGAGGGATCATTTCCTACGCTTCTGAAGTTAAGGAGAAGGGCCTGGAGTCCAAGTTCAAGGGAAAGAATTTCGTGTTTGATGGAAGACTCCAAGAAGCAATTGGTCAAGAGATACTCAGTGAATGTCATCAATGCAATAATAAGTCGGATCGACATGTGAATTGTGCAAATCCAGGCTGTCATATTCTGTTCATCCAATGCGAATCTTGTTCGGAAAAATTCTCCGGATGTTGTTCCGAAGAATGCAAATCCATTATCTCTCTGCCTGTTTCCGAGCAGAAGAAACTGAGAAAAGGAAAGATCGTATCCAATCAGCATTTTTCCAAATCCAGGATTCGTCCTAAGATCTTCGAACTGTACAAAGGAAACTGA
- a CDS encoding DNA alkylation repair protein produces the protein MPKASLPKTRPVSKSKFPGEGSSSQEVLQEIRSFADPKKVSILSSFFKTGKGQYGEGDIFLGIQVPPLRKLSKKYRGLPLSELQKIVSSKYHEERLAGFFILCETFQKSEEPYRKKLHQFYLKNLKYVNNWDLVDLSAREMIGDYLIDKDRSLLFKLAKSKDLWEKRIAIIATYAFIRQGDFSDTFKISEILLHDKEDLIHKAVGWMLREAGNRNLKAETEFLDKHAHVMPRTMLRYAIEKFPDKLKKKYMLAGKS, from the coding sequence ATGCCTAAGGCAAGCCTTCCGAAAACAAGACCAGTATCCAAATCCAAGTTCCCGGGAGAAGGTTCCAGCTCCCAAGAAGTTCTCCAGGAAATCCGCTCCTTTGCGGACCCTAAAAAGGTCTCCATTCTTTCCAGCTTCTTCAAGACAGGAAAGGGACAATACGGAGAAGGAGATATATTCCTCGGGATCCAAGTGCCTCCTCTTAGAAAGCTTTCCAAAAAATACAGAGGACTTCCTCTTTCCGAACTCCAAAAAATCGTAAGTTCCAAATACCATGAGGAAAGATTAGCTGGCTTCTTCATTCTATGTGAAACATTCCAAAAATCAGAAGAACCGTACCGCAAGAAACTGCATCAGTTCTATCTTAAAAACTTAAAATACGTGAACAACTGGGATCTTGTGGACCTAAGCGCCAGAGAAATGATAGGAGACTATCTCATAGATAAGGACAGGAGCCTTCTATTCAAGCTCGCAAAATCCAAGGATCTCTGGGAGAAGAGGATAGCGATCATCGCTACGTACGCATTCATCAGACAAGGAGACTTTTCGGATACATTTAAGATCTCTGAAATACTATTACATGATAAGGAAGATCTGATCCACAAAGCTGTCGGCTGGATGTTAAGAGAAGCGGGCAATCGGAACCTAAAAGCAGAGACCGAATTCTTAGATAAACATGCTCACGTTATGCCTAGAACCATGCTTAGATATGCGATCGAAAAGTTTCCGGACAAGTTAAAGAAGAAATATATGCTAGCAGGCAAGAGTTAA
- a CDS encoding DEAD/DEAH box helicase encodes MKPKKTFQDLDLSDEILKAIQDLGFQEPSNIQSEAIPLILSGRDVIGHSRTGTGKTAAFAIPGLEILEEEDRKPQILVLCPTRELVVQVAEEFRKLGKYKEDLSVAAIYGGEDISKQFKALKKHPQVIVGTPGRTMDHMRRKTLNLSAVRMVILDEADEMLDMGFLEDMETILSEVPEERQTILFSATLSAKVMGITKRFLDSPKTVDVTGGKADRPKIQQIYYEIREGVKTEALIRLLSLHSPKVALVFCNTKARVDELVEVLKSKGVFAEGLHGDLSQKQRDKVMSGFRTGIVSVLVATDVAGRGIDVSDVEAVFNFDIPRDSEDYVHRIGRTGRAGRKGIALSFVSGRELRTLHRIQDQHGFEMEAGKIPNVYELNEKRFQGFAHIVKEVAEEGDLTEYSKIVKKLTSDGIPSDDLAAALFKLALGTSSDKFDETVRFDQDHSGNRDRDRSGNRDFKGKNRKDGRKPDHKSKRFDPRKKGNSGPPHKKRKR; translated from the coding sequence GTGAAACCCAAAAAAACATTCCAAGACCTGGATCTATCCGACGAGATCCTAAAGGCAATCCAAGATTTAGGATTCCAAGAACCTTCTAATATACAATCCGAAGCAATTCCTCTCATTCTTAGCGGAAGAGATGTGATCGGCCATTCCAGAACAGGAACAGGAAAGACTGCAGCATTCGCAATCCCAGGCTTAGAAATCCTGGAAGAAGAAGACAGAAAACCTCAGATCCTAGTACTCTGCCCTACTCGTGAACTCGTAGTCCAAGTAGCAGAAGAGTTCAGAAAATTAGGAAAATATAAAGAAGATCTATCCGTTGCAGCGATTTACGGCGGAGAAGATATCAGCAAACAATTCAAGGCCCTCAAGAAGCATCCTCAAGTGATCGTTGGTACTCCAGGTAGAACCATGGATCATATGAGAAGAAAGACTCTCAACCTAAGTGCCGTTCGAATGGTAATCTTAGATGAGGCCGATGAAATGTTGGACATGGGATTCTTGGAGGATATGGAAACAATTTTATCCGAAGTTCCAGAAGAAAGACAAACAATTCTATTCTCCGCAACTCTTTCTGCCAAGGTAATGGGGATCACAAAGAGATTTTTGGATTCTCCAAAGACAGTGGACGTAACCGGCGGAAAAGCGGATCGTCCTAAGATTCAACAGATCTATTACGAGATCAGAGAAGGCGTAAAGACGGAGGCATTGATCCGACTCCTAAGCCTCCATTCCCCAAAAGTAGCATTAGTTTTTTGTAATACAAAAGCAAGAGTGGACGAACTGGTAGAAGTCTTGAAATCCAAAGGAGTGTTTGCCGAAGGATTGCACGGAGACCTTTCTCAAAAGCAAAGAGACAAGGTAATGTCCGGCTTCCGAACAGGGATCGTAAGCGTCCTAGTGGCAACCGATGTGGCGGGAAGAGGAATAGACGTAAGCGACGTAGAGGCAGTCTTCAATTTTGATATTCCCAGAGACTCGGAAGATTATGTTCACAGGATCGGAAGAACAGGACGTGCCGGAAGAAAAGGGATCGCTCTCAGTTTCGTTTCCGGAAGAGAACTTCGCACCTTGCATAGGATCCAAGACCAACACGGATTCGAAATGGAAGCAGGAAAGATACCTAACGTATACGAACTGAATGAGAAAAGATTCCAAGGATTCGCACATATAGTAAAAGAAGTAGCTGAAGAGGGAGATCTGACTGAATATTCCAAGATAGTCAAGAAACTCACCTCAGACGGGATTCCTTCAGATGACCTGGCCGCTGCATTATTCAAATTGGCACTGGGAACTAGTTCCGACAAATTCGATGAGACTGTTCGATTCGATCAGGATCACTCAGGAAATCGAGACAGAGATCGCTCCGGAAATAGGGACTTCAAGGGAAAGAACCGAAAAGACGGCAGAAAACCGGATCACAAATCCAAACGATTCGATCCACGCAAAAAAGGAAACAGCGGCCCTCCTCATAAAAAACGCAAACGCTAA
- the rmuC gene encoding DNA recombination protein RmuC yields MDFLESSRFQKGGRMEFAIVLLTGLLIGFGLAFFIAKALYSKESGINPGEHEKLKLDKAGLIASEQRSKERISQLEKEVKEGSEKMEKAIGFYQSMKKESDLLKERLENQKKEFEELMSKLDEKFKHAANQALLDNSQKFNLQTQEKLTDLLRPFKDEIEKFGVKVEQSHKEHKDDTANLKAQINNLLEMNKTLSEDAKSLASALKGNSKTQGDWGEGILENILQNSGLVKGREYTSQESVQTEDGRLRPDIVVKLPSGKSIVIDSKVSLTAYVEYAAAETEEARKAALQKHLKSLYDHVTGLYKKNYQSLYGIESLDFVLMFLPVEPSYYEAVRTDPKFLEEAYAKNILIVTPSTLMVSLKMVANLWRKEKQNKNSEQIAEESGKMYDKIVEVVTALEVLGKSLDKSKDNYDAVLGKLKSGRGNLLTRAENIRKLGAKVRKSLDSISEEDTNEMEETLFLNGE; encoded by the coding sequence ATGGATTTCCTGGAATCGAGTAGGTTCCAAAAAGGAGGAAGAATGGAATTTGCAATCGTACTGTTAACCGGACTCTTAATCGGGTTCGGGTTAGCCTTTTTCATAGCCAAGGCCTTGTATTCCAAGGAGTCGGGGATCAATCCCGGCGAACATGAAAAGCTGAAGTTGGATAAAGCGGGGCTCATCGCGTCCGAACAAAGATCCAAGGAAAGGATCTCTCAATTAGAGAAAGAAGTCAAAGAAGGTTCCGAGAAAATGGAGAAGGCCATCGGCTTTTATCAATCCATGAAGAAGGAATCGGATCTTCTAAAAGAGAGACTAGAAAACCAAAAGAAAGAATTTGAAGAGCTCATGTCCAAGCTGGATGAGAAATTCAAGCACGCGGCAAACCAGGCTCTCTTGGATAATTCCCAAAAATTCAATCTACAGACCCAGGAAAAACTTACGGATCTACTCAGACCTTTCAAGGATGAGATAGAAAAATTCGGAGTCAAGGTAGAGCAGTCGCATAAAGAGCATAAAGACGATACCGCGAATCTGAAGGCTCAGATCAATAATCTATTAGAAATGAATAAAACACTTTCTGAAGATGCAAAGAGTCTTGCCTCAGCATTAAAAGGAAACTCCAAGACACAAGGTGATTGGGGAGAAGGGATCTTAGAGAATATACTTCAGAATAGCGGACTCGTCAAAGGAAGAGAATACACATCCCAGGAATCCGTGCAAACAGAAGACGGAAGACTTCGTCCGGATATAGTAGTCAAACTTCCTTCCGGAAAATCCATAGTCATCGATTCCAAGGTATCTTTAACAGCTTACGTAGAATACGCCGCTGCAGAAACGGAAGAGGCTCGAAAGGCAGCCTTACAAAAGCATTTGAAAAGTCTCTACGATCATGTCACCGGACTGTACAAGAAAAACTACCAGTCTCTTTACGGAATCGAATCTTTGGATTTCGTTCTCATGTTCCTACCTGTAGAACCTTCTTACTATGAAGCTGTCAGAACAGATCCTAAATTTTTAGAAGAAGCGTACGCCAAGAACATACTGATCGTAACTCCTTCCACATTGATGGTCTCATTGAAAATGGTAGCCAATCTTTGGAGAAAGGAAAAGCAGAACAAGAACTCGGAACAGATCGCAGAAGAATCCGGTAAAATGTACGATAAGATCGTAGAAGTGGTCACCGCATTAGAAGTTCTAGGCAAATCCTTAGACAAGTCCAAAGACAATTACGACGCCGTATTAGGAAAACTGAAATCAGGAAGAGGCAATCTTCTCACTAGAGCGGAGAATATCCGAAAGTTAGGGGCCAAAGTACGAAAATCATTGGATTCTATTTCGGAAGAAGATACAAACGAAATGGAAGAAACACTCTTCCTAAACGGAGAATAA
- a CDS encoding adenylate/guanylate cyclase domain-containing protein translates to MRKLFTVSSLLLSILLLFSFISCSSKPLALPSAQKGVLDLRSWDFSSQPILDLSGEWFYYPRSLFEDLPSSSVETFYVVPNTWSGDGYAVVKLKILMPDHPKRFAIYSKWQSTAFRLFVNGKVVAGSGIPGKTKETSVPDNSSIYYEWDSSGGESEIIFEISNFHHRMGGFWYNIQFGEAGALSKEIQSLRDWDFFLAGIFFLAGSYHLWIFFLRRIDRAPLVFALFCFVIFVRIFVTEDKFVQLYFPLSYRLSMCLEYVTMYAAMPLGMHFLRHTFPDYFPRKLILFFYAISFVFSLSLLLPFPFPTYAVPYFQGTFFLAVAVAIYVIFRALLHGAPYSIPITFAFFSLICAGTFDVLSAHQLIFTRFIIPVGLLIAIFNQAFILSSKHRDLYLEKEKLSERLMRLNDTYSRFVPLSFLEFLGKDKLEDMRPGDQIKKEMTILFADIRSFTEISESIDSKESFELLNSYISEMEPVIQSNRGFVDKYFGDAIMALFSDTDDAVSAAISMQNRILEYNLRRIEKGERAIRVGIGIHTGSLMMGIVGSGERMESTVISDAVHLASKLETLNKYYGSNILISEDTLKKLKDANRFILRRLDRLRFKGKTENLNIHEIGDYLSTTEKEAFRNSRVNFERGVDLFHAGRYLDAGESFREALRIYSGDRGANLYLKRCMEQIYPSSGKVQPGPDLA, encoded by the coding sequence ATGCGAAAACTTTTCACTGTTAGTTCGCTTTTACTTTCCATCCTCCTTCTTTTCTCATTCATTTCCTGTTCTTCTAAACCTTTAGCATTACCTTCCGCTCAGAAAGGTGTTCTGGATCTTCGTTCTTGGGATTTTTCTTCTCAACCCATCCTGGATCTAAGCGGGGAATGGTTCTATTATCCTAGATCATTATTCGAAGACCTTCCATCCTCTTCTGTAGAAACATTCTATGTGGTCCCGAATACTTGGTCGGGAGACGGCTACGCTGTCGTAAAATTAAAGATATTAATGCCGGATCATCCAAAGAGGTTCGCGATCTATTCTAAATGGCAGTCTACTGCGTTTCGTTTATTCGTGAATGGTAAGGTAGTAGCGGGCTCTGGAATACCAGGAAAGACTAAGGAAACGAGTGTTCCGGATAATTCTTCCATCTACTATGAGTGGGATTCTTCCGGTGGGGAATCTGAGATTATATTCGAAATATCTAATTTTCATCATAGAATGGGAGGTTTCTGGTACAATATCCAATTCGGAGAAGCAGGAGCTCTTTCTAAGGAAATCCAAAGCCTGAGAGATTGGGATTTCTTTTTAGCTGGGATCTTCTTTCTTGCAGGCTCGTATCATCTTTGGATTTTCTTTTTACGTAGGATCGATCGAGCTCCTTTGGTATTTGCACTTTTCTGTTTCGTGATCTTTGTAAGGATCTTTGTTACGGAAGATAAGTTTGTCCAATTATACTTTCCTCTTTCTTATCGACTCTCTATGTGCCTGGAATATGTGACTATGTACGCTGCAATGCCTTTGGGTATGCATTTCTTGAGACATACGTTCCCGGATTATTTTCCTCGAAAATTAATCCTATTCTTCTACGCGATCTCCTTTGTTTTTTCTCTCAGTCTTCTCTTGCCATTTCCTTTCCCTACGTATGCGGTTCCCTATTTCCAAGGGACTTTCTTTCTTGCGGTGGCGGTTGCGATCTATGTGATATTTCGCGCCTTACTGCATGGCGCTCCTTATTCTATACCGATCACATTCGCTTTCTTTTCTCTTATTTGCGCGGGGACTTTTGATGTTCTATCTGCTCATCAGTTGATCTTTACTCGGTTCATTATTCCTGTGGGTTTACTGATCGCTATCTTCAATCAAGCGTTCATTCTTTCTTCTAAACATAGGGACTTGTATTTGGAGAAGGAGAAACTTTCAGAGAGATTGATGAGACTGAACGATACCTATAGCCGTTTTGTTCCGCTTAGTTTTTTGGAATTTCTGGGTAAGGACAAATTGGAAGACATGCGTCCCGGAGATCAGATCAAGAAGGAGATGACAATTCTATTTGCGGATATCCGTTCTTTTACGGAGATTTCCGAAAGCATCGATTCAAAGGAAAGTTTTGAATTACTAAATTCTTATATTTCTGAAATGGAACCGGTGATCCAATCGAATCGCGGATTTGTAGATAAGTATTTTGGAGATGCGATTATGGCTCTTTTCTCCGATACGGACGACGCAGTCTCTGCAGCGATCTCTATGCAGAATCGGATCTTGGAATACAATCTAAGAAGGATCGAAAAGGGAGAAAGAGCGATCCGAGTTGGAATCGGGATCCATACAGGTTCTTTGATGATGGGGATCGTTGGTTCCGGAGAAAGAATGGAAAGCACAGTGATATCCGATGCAGTCCATTTGGCTTCTAAGCTAGAAACATTAAATAAATATTATGGTTCTAATATCCTTATCAGCGAGGACACTCTTAAAAAACTCAAGGATGCAAATCGATTCATTCTAAGAAGATTGGATCGTTTAAGATTTAAGGGTAAGACCGAAAATCTAAACATTCATGAGATAGGGGACTATTTGAGCACTACGGAAAAGGAAGCCTTTCGGAATTCCAGAGTAAACTTCGAACGGGGAGTCGATCTTTTTCATGCGGGAAGATATTTAGACGCTGGAGAATCTTTTAGAGAGGCGCTCAGGATTTATTCGGGGGACCGGGGAGCGAATCTTTACTTAAAGAGATGCATGGAGCAGATCTATCCTAGCTCCGGCAAGGTGCAACCCGGCCCCGATTTGGCGTAA
- a CDS encoding LIC12353 family lipoprotein produces MFQKFFRNILAFLILFGLCLDCSDSLKGKPTPAIPELAGFYVSEKSRDWLKDNKLKIQALWIRRTTNGEMEFMNKTITRLQFSVSDNREELKTRTGKVLTSGREVVLLESLYREYHRQYSGKNNPDAKDWDLRSFGPFAKMKEVSNLIGEGSGRGAKLADDNNSLVFSNGETYYRIGGPLLGRISINVNKYKRVIDNEVAGVVFFPLSTTAFPEENGKQSYLAFFSTTESLSPGMPLRIGDYSGSIKEVFEHLCVVDLPVKTGAQAPSLAYLTPMILDGQVDLKTVSHKETTEELIRRLKQDPNVSKEELIRELEKLKGRDQ; encoded by the coding sequence ATGTTTCAGAAGTTCTTCCGCAATATCTTAGCGTTTCTTATACTCTTCGGTCTTTGTCTAGACTGCAGCGACAGCTTAAAAGGAAAGCCCACTCCAGCAATTCCTGAGTTAGCAGGATTCTACGTGAGTGAAAAATCTAGAGATTGGCTCAAGGACAATAAGCTAAAGATCCAAGCACTTTGGATCAGACGCACCACAAACGGAGAGATGGAATTCATGAACAAAACCATCACTCGCTTGCAGTTCAGCGTTAGCGATAATCGTGAAGAATTAAAGACCAGGACAGGCAAAGTTCTTACTAGCGGAAGAGAAGTAGTCCTACTAGAATCCTTATACAGAGAATATCATCGACAGTATTCCGGCAAAAACAATCCGGATGCGAAGGATTGGGATCTAAGATCCTTTGGTCCATTTGCAAAAATGAAAGAAGTAAGCAATCTAATCGGAGAAGGATCCGGAAGAGGAGCAAAACTCGCCGACGACAACAACTCCCTCGTATTCTCCAACGGAGAGACTTATTATAGAATAGGCGGCCCCTTACTCGGAAGGATCTCCATAAATGTGAATAAATATAAGAGAGTGATAGATAACGAGGTCGCAGGAGTAGTCTTCTTTCCTCTAAGCACAACAGCATTTCCGGAAGAAAATGGAAAGCAAAGTTACCTAGCATTCTTCTCTACCACAGAATCCTTAAGTCCAGGAATGCCTCTTAGGATCGGAGATTACTCCGGTTCGATAAAAGAAGTATTCGAACATCTATGCGTAGTGGATCTTCCTGTTAAGACAGGAGCACAGGCCCCAAGCTTAGCCTATCTAACTCCAATGATCCTGGATGGACAGGTTGACTTAAAAACCGTTTCTCATAAAGAAACTACCGAAGAATTGATTCGTAGATTGAAACAGGATCCAAACGTATCTAAAGAAGAATTGATCCGAGAACTGGAGAAATTAAAAGGAAGAGATCAATAA
- a CDS encoding MarR family winged helix-turn-helix transcriptional regulator — translation MSKDKVSRYEKSEESPGFLLWQVTNLWQRGIRKVLEPLGLTHAQFVLLTVTHWLEIHGEETTQIRIADQAKTDPMTTSQVLRTLEGKKLVKRTAHDTDTRAKIVLTTSEGQKILKQAIQNVEDFDEEFFTALGTNRKSFLSSLGILSQQ, via the coding sequence GTGTCCAAGGATAAGGTGTCTAGATACGAAAAATCGGAGGAGAGCCCCGGTTTTCTTCTCTGGCAAGTTACGAATCTCTGGCAAAGAGGGATCCGTAAAGTGCTGGAGCCTTTGGGATTAACACATGCTCAATTCGTTTTATTGACTGTGACCCATTGGTTGGAGATCCACGGAGAGGAAACTACTCAGATCAGGATTGCGGATCAGGCAAAGACGGATCCGATGACTACTTCTCAAGTTCTAAGGACTCTTGAGGGAAAGAAGTTAGTAAAACGTACTGCTCATGACACTGACACCAGAGCGAAGATCGTGTTAACTACTTCGGAAGGTCAGAAGATCTTAAAGCAAGCCATCCAAAATGTAGAAGATTTCGATGAGGAATTTTTTACGGCCCTTGGAACGAACCGCAAGAGTTTTCTCTCTAGTTTAGGCATACTCTCTCAACAATAA